One Fusarium musae strain F31 chromosome 6, whole genome shotgun sequence DNA segment encodes these proteins:
- a CDS encoding hypothetical protein (EggNog:ENOG41): MQNPNLAELEFLGIDRFETANKSDEPDKEEAHCAKMRQLGAKWYRDPFHQLSDQDKNEDPDAPRLFVGWPADGGVWAIHTTLFDFEMRGLGRIGNAFTMSERCEVIKQLGGSFYKDPKECSFLDLDGSKDEEKQ, encoded by the exons ATGCAGAACCCGAACT TAGCAGAATTGGAGTTCCTTGGCATCGATCGATTCGAGACCGCCAACAAGTCAGACGAGCCTGACAAGGAGGAGGCTCACTGTGCCAAAATGCGTCAGCTTGGAGCCAAATGGTATCGCGACCCCTTCCACCAACTTTCGGACCAGGACAAGAACGAAGATCCCGATGCTCCCCGCTTGTTCGTGGGCTGGCCGGCCGACGGTGGTGTCTGGGCTATACATACTACCttgtttgactttgagatgaGAGGTCTGGGAAGGATCGGAAACGCTTTTACTATGTCAGAGCGTTGTGAAGTAATAAAACAGCTTGGCGGTTCATTCTATAAGGATCCTAAGGAGTGTTCTTTTCTGGATCTCGATGGCTctaaagatgaagagaagcaaTAA
- a CDS encoding hypothetical protein (EggNog:ENOG41) — translation MSATLKLLISMVPKPTCLAFVALVALTASQNLQATLHTTSWNSTFKLSPEQLSLANLTSEEGAQINNIIKFDRTLLAYGGPHQDDFYTLPLGLKIPKSPGELIKLQEITDPKPYTIPASTAMSRFLYSTTNVNGTLIPASAYILWPYTTKKMKAVPHGKAPTVLWTHGTSGWYPTAAPSTHRSLFYQDFVPYTLALAGYAVVAPDYAGLGVGTSWDGTGIPHEYGIYRAGGADALNALRAAFTAFPERLTTDYVNVGHSQGGAVGWGVSELLAEKKGIFKDLVKGHLGTLLFAPPTDAFSLPATSITTWVGKYLNQVYPEFKLSDWLTPLGIDRVTLFNQVEGSQSVSSFLFTSEKDIVQPDWMNTWSVAALKQIVNPGERPWKGPMLIIQGDKDPAVHFNASLATSEATCEKYPGDLEFLGVPGVGHFPGMYATRSIWMEWIKERFERRKVQKEGCVQSKVDRFLPDDHYQHNPNSFPLWAGKSEWAYELPQGH, via the coding sequence ATGTCAGCAACactgaagcttctcatctcaaTGGTCCCTAAACCTACTTGCCTTGCCTTTGTGGCCCTTGTAGCTCTCACCGCTAGCCAAAACCTACAGGCCACTCTGCATACAACATCATGGAACTCAACATTCAAACTCTCGCCTGAGCAACTTAGTCTTGCCAACTTGACCAGTGAAGAAGGCGCGCAGATCAACAATATCATCAAATTTGACCGGACTCTACTCGCCTATGGTGGTCCTCACCAAGATGACTTTTACACGCTCCCCCTTGGTCTAAAGATCCCAAAGAGTCCGGGTGAGCTTATCAAGCTCCAAGAAATCACGGATCCGAAGCCCTACACAATCCCTGCCTCGACTGCGATGTCTCGTTTCCTCTACTCAACGACAAACGTCAATGGCACCCTCATCCCCGCATCTGCCTACATCCTTTGGCCATATACCACCAAGAAAATGAAAGCCGTTCCCCACGGAAAGGCCCCGACTGTGCTTTGGACTCACGGCACATCTGGATGGTATCCCACCGCTGCACCATCTACCCATCGCAGTCTCTTCTATCAGGACTTTGTACCATATACCTTGGCTCTGGCAGGGTATGCTGTTGTGGCCCCTGACTACGCCGGTCTCGGCGTTGGTACCTCATGGGATGGGACTGGCATTCCTCACGAGTATGGTATCTATCGGGCTGGTGGAGCGGATGCTCTCAATGCCTTGAGAGCTGCTTTTACTGCGTTCCCGGAGCGTTTGACAACTGATTATGTAAATGTTGGTCATAGTCAGGGAGGTGCCGTTGGATGGGGCGTCTCTGAGCTTCTTGCAGAAAAGAAGGGAATATTCAAGGATCTAGTTAAGGGTCATCTAGGAACCCTCCTTTTTGCTCCACCTACAGATGCATTCTCATTGCCAGCAACTTCGATAACTACCTGGGTTGGTAAGTATTTGAACCAAGTCTATCCTGAGTTCAAGCTTAGTGACTGGCTTACTCCCTTGGGTATCGACCGAGTCACTCTCTTCAATCAGGTTGAGGGATCTCAAAGCGTCAGTAGCTTTCTCTTCACCTCTGAAAAGGATATTGTTCAGCCTGATTGGATGAACACATGGTCTGTGGCTGCTCTCAAACAAATCGTCAACCCCGGTGAGAGGCCTTGGAAGGGACCTATGCTTATCATCCAAGGTGACAAGGACCCAGCAGTGCATTTTAACGCATCATTGGCTACTTCAGAGGCTACTTGTGAGAAGTATCCTGGTGATCTGGAGTTCTTGGGTGTCCCTGGAGTTGGCCATTTCCCTGGTATGTATGCAACTCGGTCGATTTGGATGGAATGGATTAAGGAGAGGTTTGAGAGACGCAAGGTCCAAAAGGAAGGCTGTGTTCAGTCCAAGGTTGACCGATTTCTACCTGACGATCATTATCAGCATAATCCAAACTCCTTCCCTTTGTGGGCTGGTAAATCCGAATGGGCTTATGAGCTTCCCCAGGGTCATTAA
- a CDS encoding hypothetical protein (EggNog:ENOG41), whose product MPSATRQDQLVLVPWDPNSPEHVNRIYSQRVQCGWDNHLVEGWKERQVSGRKSIFWITLRPDDPETRETLQLHLDAYPEDKAPLLDTAESLRAKPRKPTHTKFYPVGHISLDDRNEKTGNFVLDLPTEGVYWIKTFYVSKALRSKGIGRAAMDIIESMAIEEPLCAKTLALDTAEKEIQKRLYREKNGKELGSTNQDWYERRGYRLIHMQPGHYLDDEDPPVDAVFLRRDIT is encoded by the exons ATGCCGTCAGCAACTCGTCAAGATCAGCTCGTGTTAGTCCCTTGGGACCCCAACTCCCCAGAGCATGTCAACCGTATTTATTCACAGCGAGTTCAATGCGGTTGGGATAACCATTTAGTTGAAGGATGGAAAGAGAGGCAAGTCTCGGGCCGGAAGTCCATTTTCTGGATC ACGCTGCGACCAGATGACCCCGAAACTCGCGAAACACTCCAATTACACTTAGATGCGTACCCTGAA GACAAGGCACCATTGCTTGATACAGCCGAAAGCCTCAGAGCCAAACCCCGAAAGCCTACACATACAAAGTTTTATCCTGTGGGCCATATCTCACTTGATGACAGAAACGAGAAAACAGGAAACTTTGTCCTTGATCTTCCCACAGAAGGCGTCTACTGGATCAAGACCTTCTACGTCTCAAAAGCACTTCGAAGCAAAGGCATCGGGCGAGCAGCCATGGACATCATCGAGTCAATGGCAATTGAGGAGCCCCTATGTGCCAAAACCCTCGCACTTGATAccgccgagaaggagataCAGAAGAGGTTGTACCGAGAAAAGAACGGAAAGGAGCTGGGT TCAACTAACCAGGATTGGTATGAACGGCGAGGATATAGGCTGATTCACATGCAGCCTGGCCACTACTTGGATGACGAAGATCCTCCTGTCGATGCTGTGTTTCTACGACGAGATATCACATAG
- a CDS encoding hypothetical protein (EggNog:ENOG41), whose amino-acid sequence MKFFQPIAVFLSLLTSIAPSGVMAAEESAATQHQKGETVRYQGLNLYVSKPGRFNLGHKKPGKRTGVLLLTDIYGIQLKENRELVDEFAKQGFFTVAPDLFGGDPAKETPGFNTTEFLAKHPPSVTDPIVAKAINYLRNELKVNSVAATGYCYGGRYVFRSLGQNGKIEVGFTAHPSLLATDEIEAVRKPVSVAGAAEDQIFPQTRQAETEAILTKIGKPFTSVLYSGTTHGFAVRANASNPQQVFAKDEAFYQAVRFFNAWA is encoded by the exons ATGAAGTTTTTCCAGCCCATTGCCGTCTTTCTGTCTCTCCTCACCTCTATTGCCCCGAGCGGGGTCATGGCGGCGGAAGAATCGGCAGCTACTCAGCATCAGAAGGGCGAGACTGTGAGATACCAAGGAT TGAATCTATATGTGTCCAAGCCCGGGAGGTTTAACCTTGGCCACAAAAAGCCTGGAAAAAGAACAggtgttcttcttctcaccgATATCTACGGCATCCAGTTGAAGGAGAACCGAGA ATTGGTCGATGAATTTGCCAAACAAGGTTTCTTTACTGTTGCTCCAGACCTGTTCGGGGGTGATCCGGCAAAAGAAACTCCAggcttcaacaccaccgagTTCCTTGCCAAGCATCCTCCCAGTGTCACTGACCCAATTGTTGCAAAGGCAATCAACTACCTACGCAATGAGCTCAAAGTGAACTCCGTCGCTGCAACAGGTTATTGCTACGGTGGACGTTACGTCTTTCGTTCACTAGGCCAGAACGGCAAAATCGAAGTTGGCTTCACTGCTCATCCCAGTCTCTTGGCTactgatgagattgaggctgTCAGAAAGCCCGTATCCGTCGCTGGTGCAG CCGAGGACCAGATCTTCCCCCAGACCAGACAAGCGGAGACTGAAGCCATCCTCACTAAAATAGGCAAGCCTTTCACTTCGGTTCTGTACAGTGGAACCACTCATGGCTTTGCTGTTCGCGCGAATGCGTCAAACCCACAGCAGGTCTTTGCTAAAGACGAAGCGTTCTATCAAGCTGTTCGGTTTTTTAATGCATGGGCCTGA
- a CDS encoding hypothetical protein (EggNog:ENOG41), with the protein MTLVRRRGRGRVPKSQSVEEPTKFQPGTLQFINSAHPDEITNANSIRLIRSHAAKLSRALQKDKKQGQALEEYDPESSAEAELRSLVHQESDTRYRKIMPKSKVHELTGNRPPSPLQLIGGARSVAYTGFARPLSDDEHYLFDFYLNYVISYGYTACYAQDDERNFSYLMRHIWVPNAMSKLSLMAAVFHVACRNYAAATNNDLSSKFAVKKLQYRLTCIQMAKDAIESEAVATDTTIALAMLMASEAVSIPSHSLVSLFILRKRLTGSL; encoded by the exons ATGACGCTagtcagaagaagaggccgcGGCAGAGTACCAAAAAGCCAATCAGTTGAAGAACCGACAAAGTTTCAACCTGGAACACTGCAATTCATCAACTCTGCTCATCCAGATGAGATCACAAATGCAAATAGTATCAGATTGATAAGATCCCACGCAGCAAAGCTTTCTCGTGCTCTacagaaggacaagaagcaagGCCAAGCTCTCGAAGAATATGACCCTGAAAGCTCAGCTGAGGCAGAGTTGAGATCGCTGGTTCACCAAGAAAGCGATACACGATACCGAAAGATCATGCCTAAATCAAAAGTACATGAACTGACTGGAAATCGACCACCAAGTCCTCTCCAGTTGATTGGCGGTGCTCGCAGTGTCGCATACACAGGATTTGCGAGGCCACTTTCAGATGATGAGCACTATCTCTTTGATTTCT ATCTAAACTATGTTATTTCTTACGGATACACAGCATGCTATGCCCAGGATGATGAGCGGAACTTTAGCTACCTCATGAGACATATCTGGGTGCCCAATGCAATGTCTAAACTCAGTCTTATGGCTGCCGTCTTTCACGTGGCGTGCCGGAACTATGCCGCCGCCACAAATAATGATCTATCAAGCAAATTTGCGGTCAAAAAACTCCAATATCGACTGACATGCATCCAAATGGCCAAGGACGCCATCGAATCGGAGGCTGTCGCTACAGATACAACTATCGCATTGGCAATGCTGATGGCCTCTGAAGCAGTGAGCATTCCTTCCCACTCTTTGGTTTCACTCTTTATTCTAAGAAAAAGGCTAACTGGATCATTGTAG
- a CDS encoding hypothetical protein (CAZy:AA7~EggNog:ENOG41), whose amino-acid sequence MASPRSLRRFVFASLFSLAFAQNKAEELTKCLDKAGVRNVIESDSQWAAETTQFQKRIRPQPAAIAFPESRDQVALALECAREADVYANALGPAHSFQGNGFGKPGNLVINMAAFDDVKYDSKTTLMTFGGGTHVGPVAKYLWDTAGRHVPHVRGAHVGVTGSSIGGGFGTTSRYLGTPMDNIVEVEYMLYNGTVVKAGKGSELLWAAKGAGASYGIILSMTTKTFKPEFDKAINFTLSMGDLSARDGARALVAIQDYATSKDCPDTFAFRWSLMAPPYDGTGYFYGNPDSFDDVIRPLVNKLKNIKSAVEVKKTVLPWWDLEVAVAGAGMNQPDGGFLGGRAFYTQSLTTTTDHPLTLEQAQILFESTTLAFNRTDLTKFAYLDLWGGVSRNIKDSDTGYAHGRNLWLIRWDANSVNPFVFPADAIPYLRGLMKPFEDALVKGGSKLRGFVNYADTELTEKEWSSRLYGANYERLKKIKAKIDPEGLFTGHKQSIPLP is encoded by the coding sequence ATGGCATCTCCACGCTCTCTGCGCCGTTTTGTCTTCGcctctctcttttccctaGCTTTTGCCCagaacaaggctgaggaactGACTAAATGTCTCGACAAGGCTGGCGTGAGAAACGTCATCGAGTCTGACAGTCAATGGGCCGCAGAGACAACTCAGTTCCAGAAGCGTATTCGTCCCCAGCCTGCTGCAATTGCCTTCCCAGAATCCCGCGATCAAGTCGCCCTTGCGCTAGAATGTGCGCGAGAGGCTGATGTCTATGCAAATGCCCTTGGTCCTGCCCACTCGTTCCAAGGAAATGGCTTCGGAAAGCCTGGGAACTTGGTCATCAACATGGCTGCGTTCGACGACGTCAAGTATGACTCAAAGACCACACTCATGACCTTCGGTGGCGGCACTCATGTTGGACCTGTTGCCAAGTACCTTTGGGACACTGCTGGACGTCATGTTCCTCACGTCCGTGGTGCCCATGTTGGTGTCACTGGATCCAGCATCGGGGGCGGCTTTGGTACCACCTCACGTTATCTTGGCACTCCCATGGATAACattgtcgaggttgagtaCATGCTGTACAACGGCACCGTCGTCAAGGCTGGAAAGGGTTCCGAGCTCCTTTGGGCTGCTAAAGGTGCTGGAGCTTCCTATGGTATCATTCTCTCCATGACTACCAAGACCTTCAAGCCTGAGTTCGACAAGGCTATCAACTTCACCCTCTCTATGGGCGATCTCAGCGCCAGAGACGGTGCCAGGGCTCTCGTAGCTATCCAGGACTACGCTACTAGCAAGGACTGCCCTGATACCTTTGCCTTCCGATGGAGCTTGATGGCTCCTCCTTATGATGGCACTGGATACTTCTACGGCAATCCCGACAGCTTTGACGATGTTATTCGTCCTCTCGttaacaagctcaagaacatcaagtcCGCTgttgaggtcaagaagactgTCCTTCCCTGGTGGGATCTTGAAGTcgctgttgctggtgctggcaTGAACCAGCCCGACGGTGGATTTCTCGGTGGCCGAGCATTCTATACTCAATCTCTCACCACCACGACTGACCACCCTCTCACTCTTGAACAAGCTCAAATTCTTTTCGAGAGCACAACACTGGCCTTTAACCGAACTGACCTGACAAAGTTTGCCTACCTTGATCTCTGGGGCGGTGTCTCCCGCAACATCAAGGATAGCGACACAGGTTATGCTCATGGCAGAAACCTGTGGTTGATTCGCTGGGATGCCAACTCTGTCAACCCCTTTGTCTTCCCTGCCGACGCTATTCCCTACCTTAGAGGTCTTATGAAGCCATTCGAGGATGCTCTCGTCAAGGGCGGCTCTAAGCTCCGTGGCTTTGTCAACTATGCTGATACCGAGCTTACTGAAAAGGAGTGGAGTTCGCGTCTCTATGGTGCAAACTATGAGAgactcaagaagatcaaggccaagattgaTCCTGAGGGTCTGTTCACTGGTCACAAGCAGTCTATTCCCCTGCCTTAA
- a CDS encoding hypothetical protein (EggNog:ENOG41), with translation MHVQSQTTELINSRLAKVELRLDKQSEQPLTSTPASTSAPTRPKETFSVSPAVSSEPSVYDVAPSPGGALYEGTSSFLQQSVQASQEVQRSAAAESPEAAQTISESFNQLNSIFRSHNDRKLPFAASTHSMPEITPLPASVVLTILPNPTRFFPGQALTDVRLIEHLCQKVYFPTEPVTLGHITSVNGIMRLLLREFIITKDSLGEEHNLEELKAQAERNFDQGLQTFELMTVPSFENILAITAAVLKIQNEAAPVLARSLVNAGLSHCQMMGYHREVTYQKDQSGFADNKRRLFWTLYVFDKTNSLHFGNASRIQDFEVDAHYPTIQDDPAEKPWTELFILAVRLAKIQGLIFDKLYSVAGLQSPAVDRRQWIDALVTDMHQWRYELDHMDGSTVRFAEILKLSKTHWDIMYYSTLTILLRAPAMPGSHLLAFSGYGGDKMLSKADYIDCLEDVEILEQVVTTFRSARDINIGAEKLYQICSTFARLARRMVESRNTLVGMYDQNNDTLQVAGVSENDPLTWTDMAAQPSEQQAGTDDFADFLTDDMTNILADWINGQPPASDMFAMDFGE, from the exons ATGCACGTTCAAAGCCAGACAACCGAATTAATCAACT CTAGGCTGGCCAAGGTTGAGCTACGTCTAGACAAACAGTCTGAACAGCCATTGACTTCCACGCCTGCTTCAACATCTGCACCCACGCGCCCGAAAGAGACATTTTCCGTTTCTCCAGCTGTTTCTTCTGAGCCCAGTGTATATGATGTAGCACCATCTCCTGGTGGTGCATTGTACGAGGGAACATCATCATTTCTTCAGCAATCTGTCCAGGCTAGCCAAGAGGTCCAACGCTCTGCAGCTGCAGAGAGTCCTGAAGCAGCACAGACAATCAGCGAATCATTCAACCAACTGAACTCTATCTTCAGGAGCCATAATGATAGGAAGTTACCCTTCGCTGCCTCGACTCATTCCATGCCAGAAATTACACCTCTACCGGCTTCAGTTGTCCTTACTATTCTAC CCAATCCTACCAGATTCTTTCCTGGCCAGGCCCTCACTGATGTGCGTCTCATTGAGCACCTGTGCCAAAAGGTCTACTTCCCAACGGAACCAGTAACTCTGGGACATATCACAAGCGTCAATGGTATCATGCGACTACTCCTCCGCGAGTTCATCATCACAAAGGATAGCCTAGGTGAAGAGCATAACCTGGAGGAACTAAAAGCGCAGGCTGAGCGAAACTTTGATCAAGGTCTTCAAACCTTTGAGCTTATGACGGTGCCTAGTTTTGAGAACATTCTGGCTATCACAGCCGCG GTTCTCAAGATTCAGAACGAAGCCGCTCCTGTCCTGGCCCGTTCATTAGTCAACGCAGGCCTCAGTCACTGCCAGATGATGGGCTACCACCGAGAAGTAACCTATCAGAAAGACCAAAGTGGCTTCGCTGACAATAAGCGTCGGCTTTTCTGGACTCTTTATGTCTTTGACAAGACAAACTCTCTCCATTTCGGCAACGCCTCGAGGATCCAGGACTTTGAAGTTGACGCACATTATCCCACTATACAGGATGACCCGGCTGAGAAGCCCTGGACTGAACTGTTTATACTAGCCGTTAGGCTAGCCAAGATCCAGGGTTTGATATTTGATAAGCTTTATTCTGTTGCTGGCCTACAGTCCCCTGCTGTAGATCGCAGACAATGGATTGATGCACTGGTCACTGACATGCATCAATGGCGATACGAATTGGATCAT ATGGATGGAAGTACAGTGCGCTTTGCGGAGATTCTCAAGCTTTCAAAGACCCATTGGGACATCATGTACTACTCAACTCTAACCATTCTGTTACGAGCTCCGGCAATGCCAGGA AGTCATCTTCTCGCATTTTCGGGCTACGGTGGCGACAAGATGCTCTCGAAAGCAGACTACATTGACTG TCTTGAAGACGTAGAGATTCTCGAGCAAGTAGTCACCACGTTCCGGAGCGCCAGAGATATCAACATTGGAGCTGAGAAGCTCTATCAAATCTGTTCTACCTTTGCACGACTTGCCCGTCGAATGGTCGAATCTCGAAACACGTTAGTGGGTATGTATGATCAGAATAATGATACACTACAGGTGGCTGGTGTGTCCGAGAATGATCCCCTAACTTGGACGGATATGGCTGCTCAGCCTTCAGAACAACAGGCTGGGACTGATGATTTTGCGGACTTTCTTACTGATGACATGACCAACATATTGGCTGATTGGATCAACGGACAACCCCCAGCATCTGATATGTTTGCTATGGACTTTGGGGAATGA